The Deinococcus aquaedulcis genome window below encodes:
- the rsmG gene encoding 16S rRNA (guanine(527)-N(7))-methyltransferase RsmG has translation MTPEGEALLRQGAAELELDVEAQVPAFAQLMALLQDANSKVNLTALKTEPDIVLKHFVDSLSCLRGGYLDGAGQVLDLGTGAGFPALPLAILRSDTTFIPLDSIRKKIDFVRAAAQALGLNNVHPQVGRAETLGRDPAHREVYDRVVCRAVAALPVLAELALPLLKPGGLLVAQKGPITEEELQAGRRAAGELGGRVTGVDAFTLPVLGDARTLIVVEKVSRTPKKYPRREGVPAAQPLFWAAR, from the coding sequence ATGACCCCGGAAGGCGAGGCGTTGCTGCGCCAGGGGGCCGCCGAACTGGAGCTGGACGTTGAGGCCCAGGTTCCGGCCTTCGCGCAGCTGATGGCGCTGCTGCAGGACGCGAACAGCAAGGTCAACCTGACCGCCCTGAAGACGGAACCCGACATCGTGCTCAAGCATTTCGTGGATTCGCTGAGCTGCCTGCGTGGTGGGTACCTGGACGGCGCCGGACAGGTGCTGGACCTGGGCACCGGTGCAGGCTTTCCCGCGCTGCCGCTGGCGATTCTGCGGTCAGACACCACGTTTATCCCACTGGACTCCATTCGCAAGAAGATTGATTTCGTGCGTGCTGCCGCCCAGGCCCTGGGCCTGAACAACGTGCACCCACAGGTGGGCCGCGCCGAGACCCTGGGCCGCGACCCCGCGCACCGCGAAGTTTATGACCGGGTGGTGTGCCGCGCGGTGGCCGCCCTGCCGGTGCTGGCGGAACTGGCGCTGCCTCTTCTGAAACCCGGGGGCCTGCTGGTGGCGCAGAAAGGCCCCATCACCGAAGAAGAGCTGCAGGCCGGGCGCCGTGCGGCGGGCGAACTGGGCGGGCGGGTCACCGGGGTGGACGCTTTTACCCTGCCGGTGCTGGGCGACGCCCGGACCCTGATCGTGGTGGAGAAGGTGAGCCGCACACCGAAGAAGTACCCACGCCGTGAGGGCGTGCCGGCTGCGCAGCCGCTATTCTGGGCGGCACGGTGA
- a CDS encoding ParA family protein, giving the protein MKVLGIVNQKGGVGKTTTAVNLGAYLAAGGKRVLLLDMDPQGNATSGLGERGATQGLYEALGEPARAGDFTRETAQKGLYLLPATPDLAGAGVELAEDPDALARLLASIQGYDVVLIDAPPSLGPLTVNVLAAADALLIPLQAEYYALEGLAGLMETVERVQGGLNPRLKVLGVVLTMFDGRTNLSQEVESMVRAHFGELVFWSVVPRNVRLSEAPSFAKPINAFAPLSSGAAAYKRLSEEVMQRVEKI; this is encoded by the coding sequence ATGAAGGTCCTGGGCATCGTGAATCAGAAGGGGGGGGTGGGCAAGACCACCACCGCCGTGAACCTTGGGGCTTACCTGGCGGCGGGCGGCAAGCGCGTGCTGCTGCTGGACATGGACCCCCAGGGCAACGCCACCAGCGGTCTGGGCGAGCGCGGAGCCACCCAGGGCCTGTACGAGGCGCTGGGCGAACCGGCGCGCGCCGGGGACTTTACCCGTGAAACGGCGCAGAAGGGCCTCTACCTGCTGCCCGCCACCCCGGATCTGGCCGGTGCTGGCGTGGAACTGGCCGAGGACCCCGACGCCCTGGCGCGGCTGCTGGCCTCGATCCAGGGCTACGACGTGGTCCTGATTGACGCACCGCCCAGCCTGGGGCCGCTGACCGTGAACGTGCTGGCCGCCGCCGACGCCCTGCTGATCCCCCTGCAGGCCGAGTACTACGCGCTGGAAGGGCTGGCTGGCCTGATGGAGACAGTGGAGCGGGTGCAGGGCGGCCTGAACCCCCGCCTGAAGGTGCTGGGCGTGGTGCTCACCATGTTCGACGGCCGGACCAACCTCTCGCAGGAGGTGGAAAGTATGGTGCGGGCCCACTTTGGCGAACTGGTGTTCTGGTCCGTGGTGCCGCGCAACGTGCGCCTGTCAGAAGCGCCCAGTTTTGCCAAGCCCATCAACGCCTTTGCGCCGCTGTCGTCCGGGGCGGCGGCCTACAAGCGTCTCAGTGAGGAGGTGATGCAGCGTGTCGAAAAAATCTAG
- a CDS encoding ParB/RepB/Spo0J family partition protein, which translates to MSKKSSLGRGLDALLGKPAEAGKAEGPQVQTLALDRIVQAAYQPRQVFAPEALAELAQSIREKGVLQPLLVRPRAEHFEIVAGERRWRASQLAGLSEVPVIIRDLGDREALEIAIVENLQREDLGPLEEARAYQALQEQGLNQEGVAQAVGKSRSAVANALRLLTLPDAALRALDAGQISAGHARAILAQPEGDRAWALAQITERSLSVREAEALTREKRAGSEPIKVNPPRAFRQLELDLSRRTGTRVRITGEDKGRVELNYGSREELDRILNLLGYAEE; encoded by the coding sequence GTGTCGAAAAAATCTAGCCTGGGCCGTGGCCTGGATGCGCTGCTGGGCAAGCCCGCCGAGGCCGGGAAAGCCGAGGGCCCGCAGGTGCAGACGCTGGCCCTGGACCGGATTGTGCAGGCGGCCTACCAGCCCCGGCAGGTGTTCGCCCCTGAGGCCCTGGCCGAACTGGCCCAGAGCATCCGCGAAAAGGGGGTGCTGCAGCCGCTGCTGGTGCGCCCCCGCGCCGAGCACTTCGAGATTGTGGCCGGTGAACGCCGCTGGCGCGCCAGTCAGCTGGCTGGCCTGAGCGAAGTGCCGGTGATCATCCGTGACCTGGGAGACCGCGAGGCGCTGGAAATCGCCATTGTGGAAAACCTGCAGCGCGAGGACCTGGGCCCGCTGGAAGAGGCGCGTGCCTACCAGGCCCTGCAGGAGCAGGGTCTGAACCAGGAAGGCGTGGCCCAGGCGGTGGGCAAAAGCCGCTCGGCGGTGGCCAATGCCCTGCGCCTGCTAACCTTGCCGGACGCCGCCCTGCGCGCGCTGGACGCCGGACAGATCAGTGCCGGACACGCCCGCGCCATCCTGGCCCAGCCCGAAGGCGACCGCGCCTGGGCGCTGGCGCAGATCACCGAGCGCAGCCTCAGCGTGCGCGAGGCCGAGGCCCTCACACGCGAGAAGCGCGCTGGCAGCGAACCCATCAAGGTGAACCCGCCGCGCGCCTTCCGGCAGCTGGAACTGGACCTCAGCCGCCGCACCGGTACCCGCGTGCGCATCACGGGCGAAGACAAAGGCCGCGTGGAGCTGAACTACGGCTCACGCGAGGAACTCGACCGGATTCTGAACCTGCTGGGCTACGCCGAGGAATAA
- a CDS encoding VanW family protein — MFSPFRHTCVLSALLLAAGPSATAQTASPPPPAQTVPAIPAVPPAPVPPSEPAPAPPATPTEPPTPVPPSTEPVPAPPETPVPAPATPPVTPPAAKITAPLLITVNAAWPALVDGKKTTVPFTRTLTIPGKRVAALRQRGVITESLEADLQTFLKALPTTPRDARFEELWNGWAVVQRNGLSVNLDKTRANLLTALKDPKGVKVNVALGAQTAPKRTLSYFLSRGITAHLGTGETNYYGSSDARVTNIHVGARRFQDVLFEGKTVSFNQMVGPINLKAGFVTGLVISGERTANGIGGGICQVSTTVFRTLYSAGLPIVERRNHSYQVRYYDPQGLDATIYQPSQDLKFANDSGGALWFQSEWNDEEARLSISVFGKARDFTVQIDAPRTLSTTPPPPDRIIRDASLGAGQRKQVDWAAPGAVIEVTRKFLRDGKVFKQDTLKSTYRPWPNIFLVGTR; from the coding sequence ATGTTCAGCCCCTTTCGGCACACCTGCGTGCTGAGCGCCCTGCTGCTGGCGGCCGGGCCCAGCGCCACAGCCCAGACGGCCTCTCCCCCACCCCCCGCGCAAACGGTCCCTGCGATTCCGGCGGTGCCGCCTGCCCCGGTGCCCCCCAGCGAGCCGGCCCCGGCGCCCCCGGCCACGCCCACCGAGCCGCCCACCCCAGTGCCCCCCAGTACCGAGCCGGTGCCAGCGCCACCAGAAACGCCAGTGCCAGCCCCGGCCACGCCGCCTGTCACGCCACCCGCCGCCAAAATCACCGCGCCGCTGCTGATCACCGTGAATGCCGCGTGGCCCGCGCTGGTGGACGGCAAGAAGACCACGGTGCCTTTCACACGCACCCTTACCATTCCCGGTAAGCGTGTGGCGGCGCTGCGCCAGCGCGGCGTGATCACCGAGAGCCTGGAAGCGGACCTGCAGACCTTTTTGAAGGCCCTGCCCACCACACCCAGGGACGCCCGCTTCGAGGAGCTGTGGAACGGCTGGGCGGTGGTGCAGCGCAACGGCCTGAGCGTGAACCTGGACAAGACGCGCGCCAACCTGCTCACCGCCCTGAAAGACCCCAAGGGCGTGAAGGTGAACGTGGCGCTGGGCGCCCAGACCGCGCCGAAACGCACCCTGAGCTATTTCCTGTCGCGCGGCATCACCGCCCACCTGGGCACTGGCGAGACGAACTATTACGGCTCCAGCGACGCCCGGGTCACGAACATCCACGTGGGCGCCCGGCGCTTTCAGGATGTGCTGTTTGAAGGCAAGACGGTGTCCTTTAACCAGATGGTGGGCCCCATCAATCTGAAAGCGGGCTTTGTCACGGGGCTGGTGATCTCCGGCGAACGCACAGCCAATGGCATCGGCGGCGGGATTTGTCAGGTCAGCACCACCGTTTTCCGCACGCTGTACAGCGCGGGCCTGCCCATCGTGGAACGCCGCAACCACTCCTATCAGGTGCGCTACTACGACCCCCAGGGGCTGGACGCCACCATCTACCAGCCAAGCCAGGACCTGAAATTTGCCAATGACTCGGGCGGCGCACTGTGGTTCCAGAGCGAGTGGAACGACGAAGAAGCCCGCTTAAGCATCAGTGTCTTCGGCAAGGCACGCGACTTCACGGTTCAGATTGACGCCCCGCGCACCCTCAGCACCACGCCGCCGCCCCCGGACCGCATCATCCGCGACGCCAGCCTGGGTGCCGGGCAGCGCAAGCAGGTGGACTGGGCCGCGCCGGGCGCCGTGATTGAGGTCACGCGCAAATTCCTGCGCGACGGCAAGGTGTTCAAGCAGGACACCCTGAAAAGCACCTACCGTCCCTGGCCGAATATTTTCCTGGTCGGCACGCGGTAA
- a CDS encoding YpdA family putative bacillithiol disulfide reductase, with amino-acid sequence MSLVDVAIVGAGPVGLAAAIACKRAGLSYVVLEKGCVVNAIFEYPTYMTFFTTAPELEIGNHPMVTGHDKPDRRDALMYYRLVAQREALNVEQYTEVTRVHAAPAGFTLEVEKRDGTPGVVEARRVVVATGYYDNPHVMGIPGEDSENVSHYYTEAHPFMGLNVTVIGAGNSAADAALDLWRSGVNVTMIVRAPELKSTIKYWVRPDLENRIKEGSIAAHFNSQVVEIHPEHVVVQREDGTTWNLPTHFTFALTGYRPDLSFLADLGLAQHPDECLVLDEHYQSSVPGLFVVGSAGFAGKTNQVFIENGRHHAVAAVAEIERQLAAAQPLALG; translated from the coding sequence ATGAGTCTGGTGGATGTTGCCATTGTTGGGGCGGGGCCGGTGGGGCTGGCCGCCGCCATCGCCTGCAAGCGCGCGGGCCTGAGTTACGTGGTGCTGGAAAAGGGCTGCGTGGTAAACGCCATTTTCGAGTACCCCACCTACATGACCTTTTTTACCACCGCTCCCGAGCTGGAAATTGGCAATCACCCCATGGTGACTGGCCACGACAAGCCCGACCGCCGCGACGCCCTGATGTACTACCGGCTGGTGGCGCAGCGCGAGGCCCTGAACGTGGAACAGTACACCGAGGTCACGCGGGTGCACGCTGCGCCGGCGGGGTTCACGCTGGAAGTGGAAAAGCGCGACGGCACGCCCGGCGTGGTGGAAGCGCGGCGGGTGGTGGTGGCCACCGGGTACTACGACAACCCGCATGTCATGGGCATTCCCGGCGAGGACTCCGAAAATGTCAGCCACTACTACACCGAGGCCCACCCGTTCATGGGCCTGAACGTGACGGTGATTGGCGCGGGCAACAGCGCCGCCGACGCCGCTCTGGACCTGTGGCGCAGCGGCGTGAATGTCACCATGATCGTGCGCGCCCCGGAACTGAAATCCACCATCAAGTACTGGGTGCGCCCGGACCTGGAAAACCGCATCAAGGAAGGCAGCATCGCCGCGCACTTCAACTCGCAGGTCGTGGAGATTCACCCGGAACATGTGGTCGTGCAGCGGGAAGACGGCACCACCTGGAACCTGCCCACCCACTTCACCTTCGCCCTGACCGGCTACCGCCCGGACCTGTCGTTCCTGGCCGACCTGGGGCTGGCCCAGCACCCCGACGAATGCCTGGTGCTGGACGAGCACTACCAGAGCAGCGTGCCGGGACTATTCGTGGTGGGCAGTGCAGGCTTTGCGGGCAAAACAAATCAGGTGTTTATCGAGAACGGCCGGCATCATGCCGTAGCCGCTGTGGCCGAGATCGAGCGGCAACTGGCAGCCGCGCAACCGCTGGCGCTGGGCTAA